From the Prosthecobacter fusiformis genome, one window contains:
- a CDS encoding HIT domain-containing protein: protein MSEKTIFQKIVDREIPAPLVYEDDLVAAFNDITPQAPIHVLIVPKKVIPRVGEAEADDQATLGALLLAAGKIAEKLGVKDRDKGFRLVINHGKDGGETVPHLHVHLLAGRDLAWPPG, encoded by the coding sequence ATGTCTGAAAAAACCATCTTCCAAAAAATTGTGGACCGGGAGATTCCGGCTCCTTTGGTGTATGAGGATGACCTCGTAGCCGCCTTCAACGACATCACCCCGCAGGCTCCTATCCATGTGCTAATTGTCCCCAAGAAGGTCATTCCCCGTGTAGGAGAAGCAGAAGCTGATGATCAGGCCACTCTGGGTGCGCTGCTGCTGGCTGCGGGAAAAATTGCGGAAAAACTGGGCGTCAAGGACCGCGATAAAGGCTTCCGCCTGGTCATCAATCATGGCAAGGACGGGGGCGAAACAGTGCCGCATTTGCACGTTCATTTGCTCGCTGGCCGAGACCTCGCCTGGCCTCCAGGTTGA
- the nrdR gene encoding transcriptional regulator NrdR: MRCPKCGSSQDKVIDSREAREGHSIRRRRECMKCNFRFTTYEIVEREELRVVKRNGARQSFDREKLMSGLRKACEKRPVKMEQLEQLVDDIASELEEEGYREIPSTVIGAKMMRRLEGIDHVAYVRYASVYRQFEDVGEFIDEIKSLGTRRGRDTSQEELFH, from the coding sequence ATGCGCTGTCCCAAATGCGGTAGCTCCCAAGACAAGGTCATCGACTCCCGCGAAGCACGCGAGGGCCACTCGATCCGTCGCCGCCGAGAGTGCATGAAGTGCAACTTCCGTTTCACCACCTATGAAATCGTGGAGCGGGAGGAACTGCGAGTGGTGAAACGCAACGGAGCGCGGCAGAGTTTCGACCGTGAAAAGCTGATGTCAGGACTGCGCAAGGCCTGTGAAAAACGCCCGGTGAAGATGGAGCAACTGGAGCAACTGGTCGATGACATCGCCAGCGAACTGGAAGAAGAAGGCTATCGTGAAATCCCCTCCACGGTGATCGGAGCTAAAATGATGCGCCGCTTGGAAGGCATCGACCATGTGGCCTATGTGCGCTATGCGTCGGTTTACCGGCAGTTTGAAGATGTGGGCGAATTCATTGATGAAATCAAATCTCTGGGTACCCGCCGAGGACGGGATACTAGCCAGGAAGAGTTGTTTCATTGA